The following DNA comes from Pongo pygmaeus isolate AG05252 chromosome 9, NHGRI_mPonPyg2-v2.0_pri, whole genome shotgun sequence.
GCcagtctagtggtaatgaattccctcagcatttggtCATCTGAGAAGAACTTTATTTCTCCTCCATTTATGAAGCTTATTCTGAATAGGATATAAAATTTGTGGTtgacagggatttttttttcctttaagtactttaaaaatagaatctctattttttctggcttgtaaggtttctgctttTAAAGTCCACTATTAGTCTGATGGTGTATTCTTTATAGATAACTAGACACTTTTCTCATGCTGATTTTAGGATTTTTCTCTCATGTTGATTTTAAACAATCTGATGACTATATGTCATGTTGAGGTCCTTTTTGCAATGTATTTTCCTGTGGTTTGTTGGGCTTATTGTATCTGGATGTGTAAATCTCTTCCCAAACTAGGGAAACTTGTTGtcaattatttccttaaataggGTTTCTgaactttttgctttttcttctcccttggaAATACTTATACTTCATACGTTTGGTTGCTTTATGTAGTCCCATACTTCTCAAATACTTTGTTTGTTCttctttattctcctttctttatttttgtctgattgaattaattcaaaagacctgtcttcaaattTTGAGATTCTCTTCTCTGCTCATTCTAGTCTATTGTTAAGGCTTTCAACTGTTCCTCATAATTATTTCAGTGaaattttcatttccagaagttgtttGGTTCTTTAAGATCTCTACCTTCTTGGTAAATTTCTAGCTCATATCAGGAATTGATTTTCTGATGTCTGCATTGGTATTCAGATTTCTCTTATGTCTTATAGAACTTCTTcaaaatcagtattttgaattctttatctgacATTTTGAAGATTTCTTGTTGGTTCAAATCCATTGCTAGAGAATTACTGTGCTCCTTTTGAGGTGTTATAGCGCTTTGTTTTTCATAGTTTCAGTATTATTATCCTGATTTCTTTGCATCTGGAGAATTAGTCACTTCTATTATTGAATTTACTTTCATTGGGGTGTGACTTATTTTTCTTGAGAATGTGACTATGATGTATGCTTAGTAGGGttatttggctttgtttctgggtgtCTAAACTGGTGTAGACTCTGTATGATTTTCTTGTTTGTAAATATCCTTAGTGTACTGGTTTGGGTGTCCCAGATAATGTTTTGGGCTATGGAACACACAGTGGTCCTGGTTCCATGCTTTGTATCCAAGGCAAGAGGGCAAAGCTGGGCAGTATTGGGTTGTGCAAGTCTGCACTTGAACCGCACGATGGCCTGTACAAGTGCTGGCCCTTACAAGATTCAGAGAGCAATCCTCAGACCTCTGAAGAAATGCTCCAGCAATAAGCAAAGCAACTGCTGCTATGCAAATGACCCCATGAAGCAAAGAGAGCATCCTAGGCTCCATGGCCTATCAAGGGGTAGTAAGACCCAGTTTGCTCTCACTCAACCCAGCAGGGCTCCTTCCCACAGCTGGACACTAGCAGTGCATTGGGACAGTTAGCCAACTCAAATGCAGTTTGCCTTTAAAGTGTGAAAATGCCTCAGGCTGCAAAACTTGCTACCCTGGCCGAAACCACCTCTCTCAGACTCAAACCCTCCTGGTCTTATCCTGCAAGGTGAGTTCCCAATTCCATTGTCCACAGCTGAAGCCCATGCTATTCTTGCCTCTGCATTCTGGCCATGTGGATTCCTCCTCCAATCAAGGTAAGATCACAAATCTCTGGCTAACAACTCTACAAACCAGTGACTGCGACCAATGCTAGCTGGCAGGTTCCTGTGCAACCCACTATGAGTTAGCATCAGGAATGACCTCCTTCCATTGGTCCTTAAGTCTGAGAGTGCATGTGGGATACTTCCCAGTGCTCTTCCTTCTCACAGTCCCTTGACTGTTCCCCAAGTCTGATCCAGGTTTTGGGAAACTCAAAAAGTTCCCGATGGCCTAGATTGCCTGGCTTCCTGGTGGGTATATGTATTGTGGAGCGCTCCCCCTCTCACATATGGAGGGATTCATTCACAGTTTTCCATTTGGGCTGCTGTCTGTCTTGTTTTCAGCAGTATACAaagttttctttcacttttgtATTGAACAATCATGTTTCTTCTTGGATGCAAGTTCACAGTGTGAATCTCTACACACCACTTGCTAGTTCCAAGTGAGCAAGGATTCTGGCAAAGCATCCATTCtactatctcagaaaaaaaatactcatcTCTATTTTATTAATGAGAGAACTCAAGTGCATAAGTGTTTATATAACCTATAATctcaatatgaattttaggaagTTATGCTGCCATGGGCCAACAAAACTTATGTAACACTTTAGCCTAGTTTCCATTATGCCACTCATGATTCTGTCTGATTTCTGCCAGGAAAGTTAATGATGAATCTTTTCTGAAGATGTTCGCATTACCAAGAAGAAATAACCCTGAGTAAATACACTGGTGTTCTTCCTAAGAAAATGGAACCAGGCTTCCATACGCAGTTTAATTTTTGCTTCTCTAGATGATTGGAGTGAGAGACTCTGGTTATTCTCATGGGTAACTTGTCCCCTGAGAACTTTATGTGTGTTCAAATTCCTCACTTATTGTTAGTTCCCAGTCATTGGTCTCTAACATTCCAACATGACTCTATTTAACATCATGTTAGAGGTTCCACCCTGTGTGTCACCTTTTGGTGATCATTTATTGATCTCAGTGTAAAAGGTTGTCCATTGTACTAAATGGCCTTATTTCACACTGGTATATTACTCTGAGTCTGCAACAATGGCCAGGGATAAAACCCCCAGCTAAAAATGATGTTCATTGCGGATATGATGATCCCTTCTTACAGCTCTTTAGCACTTTACAGAGTGCATTCAGAGACTTCTATTTTTCCTCACAGCAGCAGCCCTGTGTGACAAGTTGGAGAATATTTTCTAATCTCCACCTAGTCATTACTTTTTCCTTAAATCTCCCTCCCTCTAGAGAACTTCAATATTTGTGACTAGACATTAAATAATAACTTCTTAAATAGgagcttttcttccttctttgagTAGGACTTGCAATTTGAAGATGCCAACTGAAAGTGTGTCATCTTCCTTGAAGAGCAAGGTAAGTTTCTAGCTCTGTTCTATGGTCTGCTTAGGTTGTAGTAATAGAATATGTGTTATATAAAAGTTCAAGGGCAAACATTTTCCCACTGAGTATTCAGAGTTTAGTATCccagcttttaatattttcatgctATCACGCTATTTAGCCACAGTCCAGGTGTTACAACAATCTCCATTAATTGGGAAAATGGTGATTTTATTCAAATAATAGAAGATGGTACTATTCTCatcatttaaaattcatgtgCTTAGAGGGCAACAGACATTGGTGCCTATCGatgggtggagggtaggaggagggagaggatcagaaaaaataactaatgggtcccaggcttaatacctgagtgaggaaataatctgtacaacaaacccccatgatgcaaatttacctatgtaacaagcctgtacatgtatccctgaacttaaaataaaagcaaaaaaaaaacaaaaaacaaaagccttatacacacaaaaaatccaTGTGCTTAGAAGAACATTTAGAAAATGATGGGCACTCTAAATACTTGTTGAGGCAATGAGTGAATGtatctaaatgaataaatgaataaataaataagtcagcaAATGATCAGTGAGCACATTATAAAATACATGGTTCTGTGTTACTGAAGCACAGTCTTATGCCTAACTTTGCACAGGCTATTCAGAGGCTCTTGATTGAAGGCTTTAGATTTTTTAGAATAAGGATTCCACACGATTTACATTGTGACCCATAATGTCTGACTgcatacatgtgtacacacacacatacacacacagcaaaATCAAACCTTACATGGAATCCTATTTTTCACCTACAATGCAtctttactttccatttttttagGCTAAATGAGCTAATGTAtgcaaaatacataaaagagaATTTGCACATAGTGAGTGATTTATGTGTTAAAGGTCATTCCTAACAATTGCAGTTATATTTAATTTAGTTTATTGATGCTAGTGTTTTTTTATTCTGTCTTTCCTTGCCATAGAGAACTTGGAGCTTTTTTTGACCACTACctgagacagattttttttctaatgttatttATGCATTATTTCATGACGGAATTTCCAATTTTAGACTTAGTATTCAGGATTGACTATCTCTTTTTTTCCAGGCACAAGGTAAGCTTCTATGTTCCATATATACATTTAGTAAAACAGGGAATTCGTGCAAAAGCAGTGGGACAGCTATAGATACTATATTATTTCAGAACAGAAGtagatgctttaaatattttttctaaaaacatatgctgaggctggagtataGAGATGGCAAAACTTCCATTGGTAGGCTGTTCAGTGATACTTGTGAAATATCATACTGCTTCCctaaagaagatgaaaaaaatgagatagatGATGCTCTGATTAAGTAGGTGGTAATTTCATCTTATTCACTATCAGTTAGGCTTCTACttgaagtaaaacaaacaaaaataacagaagtGTGAATTGACAGCTCTTCAAACTACAAAAGGATCTAAATAAGTTAGCAAGATGCATACAGAATTATAACCTTTCCCCCATAATCTCATCCTTATTATGACTAGCACATCTAATGCTCATTGTGAAGTAGCTAAAAGCACAAATTTTGTTTAGGTTGGAACTTGGTTTCAATTGTGAATCTTGACTATTGTCCATACTAGTTGTATAATTGTAGAATATCACAAAACTTTTCAAATATCAAATTCTTATAATGgtaaaatagtaataacaataatacttatcacacacaaacacacaaatataaacatatatataaaagttcTTAACATCTGTTGTAGAACATGTAATATTCTAAAAGTGATTATGTGATTTAAGTTTGGCAAACGTAATGCTTTCATGGGCTAAACTTATGCAGTGTGGAAAGACAGTAGGCAATAGTAGTTAGCAGATGAATAGTAGTTAGAAGATGAATGCCCTTTCTAATTTAAAACACTATTCATATGCAAGAACTGatctaaataataattttacaacTTAAAACCTGCCACCAAAACAGATCTGCAGACTAAAGGAAACCCACAAATGATGCATTTTAAACTATAAGGGTTAACTAAGAGATgacataaatgaaagaaaagaatgagtttaAGTAAAGGAGATGCTGTGAAACCAAGctaaaatgtaaatttcaaggaagaaattaaacaaaagaatGGTTCACATGGAATTACTGGAACAGTCAATCATTTGGGTGAAAAGAAGACAGAATGAGAATTATTGGGAGGCACAGAAAATCTCAGTAGCCCTAGTATGTGAGGAAAGACGAATTGAAGAATGGGCTACAAGACTTCAAAATTTACCAACACACAAAGCCCTGCCATCCTCCTTTATGAAACTAACAGAGATCATCATTCCATTCTAACAATAATATTATAGCTAGCTCTCATCAGACTGTGctaaacatttaacattttgtttattgttgtaaaaatgtattatttcattgaattttcaaaataatgccTTGAGGTTGAtctcattaatattttcattctgcagataaaataaataaggttCAGGGAAGTTAGTTTGGGACCAATGCTGCCTAGGGAGTAAATGGTAGTGCTGATAAGCACCTCTTCCCAATCCCAAGCTCTATATCTGATGCTGCCTTCCCCTCAGAATTGCCTTTGCTAGTTGTACATTTCCCTACTTCTCCAGCTGTCCTGAGACCCTTAATGTGCATTTTCCTCTCAGTTACATTACCTCACTGTGAAACCTGCCTAAGTTTGCACCAACAAAGACAATGAGTAATTGTAAATTGCTTCAAATTCAATTTGATTTAGATTCAATTTAGACCATTGAGCTTGAGAACGACTCTCCTGAGCCAGAAGATAGGCTTGACTATTAACACTTTTGTACATATGAATAAATGACTTAATCTTGTGAGCCtcacaaattaaataaatgtaataacgAATCAACCTCATTATATTGTTGAGAGGAATCAATATACATACAAATTGCCTAGAGCAGTTCCCAGTATGTGAGCAACATAAATATATAAGTTTTACCAGATTAGGGAAAAGTGAATTGGCAGAAAAATTAGTTCCAGATGAGTCAGCTTGGACACATCATTAAATATACTACATAGcagtttataaatttataaaatggaaatactgGGATATTATTTATAAAGATCCCCTGGATTCAACAGATTGCAACTCTGTAGATAATGCATTAAAGATTGTTATCAAGCCTATGCTTTAGATCTATAGAATTTTGAAGTACAAATTGTTGCTATAATTACATAATGCATATAGTAATTATACATTTctaaatctctttttttgtttatcaCTCTATTGCTTTATTTCTCATTGCTACAGGCATCTTATGATTCCCAGATAATACTGATGGAGAATTGTATGGAAGTGACAAAGTTCATTCTTCTAGGACTAACCAATGTCCCAGAACTACAGATCCCCCTCTTTATCTTGTTCACCTTCATCTACCTCCTCACTCTGTGTGGGAACCTGGGGATGATGTTGCTGACCCTGATGGACTCTTGtctccacacccccatgtactttTTCCTCAGTAACCTGTCTCTGGTGGACTTTGGATACTCCTCAGCTGTCACTCCCAAGGTCATGGCTGGGTTCCTTAGAGGAGACAAGGTCATCTCCTACAATGCATGTGCTGTTCAGATGTTCTTCTTTGTAGCCTTGGCCACGGTGGAAAATTACTTGTTGGCGTCAATGGCCTACGACCGCTATGCAGCAGTGTGCAAACCCCTACACTACACCGCCACCATGACGGCCAGTGTAGGTGCTCGTCTGGCCCTAGCCTCATATGTCTGTGGCTTCCTAAATGCCTCATTCCACGTTGGGAGTATattcagtctctctttctgtaaATCCAATCTGATACATCACTTTTTCTGTGATGTTCCAGCAGTCATGGCTCTGTCTTGCTCTGATAAACACACTAGTGAGGTGATTCTGGTTTTTATGTCAAGCTTTAATATCTTTTTTGCTCTTCTAGTTATCTTTATCTCCTACTTGTTCATATTCATCACCATCTTGAAGATGCATTCAGCTAAGGGACACCAAAAAGCATTGTCCACCTGTGCCTCTCActtcactgcagtctccatcttCTATGGGACAGTCATCTTCATCTACTTGCAGCCCAGCTCCAGCCACTCCATGGACACAGACAAAATGGCATCTGTGTTCTATGCTATGATCATCCCCATGCTGAACCCTGTGGTCtacagcctgaggaacagagAAGTCAAGAATGCATTCAAGAAAGTGTTGAGAAGGCAAAAATTTCTATAAGATTGGAATTTTAACATTGTTGTATACACAAAAATGTTGTTTCACTCATCTCAGACTTTCCTCATGCAGTGAGTTACATTTGAAACCCCACAATACATTTAAGTTCATGAGGTGATATTCTTACCTCTTtagagatatttaaatatttagaatttaaatatttaaatcaattatttaataaaaataaacattctcagaaatgtaaTACCTGAATGAGGAAGGCTAAAGGGAAATGTTAGAATTTTTGGAAATTGCTGGTCAAACCTTACTAATGACATTCAGTTTACTCACTTGTTCCCCTTGCATTTTCTCTACCACATTCCAATGCAAACATACTTGTTAAACAGGGACACCAACAAGCCCACAAAAAAGTACATGTTTATGCCTCTTGTGGGCACATAGGCATTAGAAGGAGAAATTTACTCAGAAGTAAATGGAGTgtggctagtttttatataaaggacgtaagtaattaatttaatattatagtataaatttatttttgaatagacTTTAAGAACAGTTTTATGTTCACAGCAAAATGGAGAGGtaagtacagagatttcccatataccttCTGCCCCCGCATACATATACCCTCCCTCATTGTCAATATCCTCCAACAGAGTGCTACATtttttacaattgatgaacctacattgacacatcattatcatctCAAGACCATaatttacattaggattcactcttgCTGTTGTCCCTTCTATGGATTTgaataaatgtataatgacatgtatttatcattatagtatcatattGAGTAGTTTCACTGCTCTAAAGCTCTTCTATGCTCTACTTAttcattcttccttcttccctaaCCCCTGACAACTACTGATCTTTTtctgtctccacagttttgctttctccagaatgtcatatagttgaaatcataTGGTATGTAACCTTTCCatattggcttatttcacatagtaATATGCATCTATTTTCTCCATagcttttcatggcttgatagctcatttcattTTAGCACTGAATATTGTCTATTGTCAAGTGGTATCACACTTTATTCATTTACCTACTGAAGGATATTTTGGTTGCTTCCCTAGTgttggcagttatgaataaagctgctataaacacctGTGGTTTAACtggtattttctttctccaaccTTGCTGGATGTTCTGCTGCTTTTCATTGTTGGCTTTTATCTTGCACTCATACTCTGAATATAGGTGTTCTTCAATGCTCCATCCTGAGATGCttatattttcaggtttttattAAACTTCTCACTGACATCTCAAAAATAACATGTATAAAACTAAAATCTTGGTTTTATTCCCCAAATCTAGATTCTGATTGTACTTAGAGCAAATTTTCTAACTGTGGCCTACaaaagttgcttaacctctctgctgccacttctttttttttttttttcctttattattattattattattattatactttagactctatggtacatgtgcgcaacgtgcaagtaagttacatatgtatacatgtgccatgctggtgtgctgcacccaccaactcgtcatctagcattaggtatatctcccaatgctatccctcccccctccccccaccccacaacagtccctgaagtgtgatgttccccttcctgtatccatgtgctctcattgttcaattcccacctatgagtgagaatatgcggtgtttggttttttgttcttgcgatagtttactgagaatgatgatttccaatttcatccatgtccctacaaaggacatgaactcatcatttattatggctgcatagtattccatggtgtatacatgccacattttcttaatccagtctatcattgttggacatttgggttggttccaagtctttgct
Coding sequences within:
- the LOC129008282 gene encoding olfactory receptor 5B2, whose protein sequence is MENCMEVTKFILLGLTNVPELQIPLFILFTFIYLLTLCGNLGMMLLTLMDSCLHTPMYFFLSNLSLVDFGYSSAVTPKVMAGFLRGDKVISYNACAVQMFFFVALATVENYLLASMAYDRYAAVCKPLHYTATMTASVGARLALASYVCGFLNASFHVGSIFSLSFCKSNLIHHFFCDVPAVMALSCSDKHTSEVILVFMSSFNIFFALLVIFISYLFIFITILKMHSAKGHQKALSTCASHFTAVSIFYGTVIFIYLQPSSSHSMDTDKMASVFYAMIIPMLNPVVYSLRNREVKNAFKKVLRRQKFL